A section of the Halopiger aswanensis genome encodes:
- a CDS encoding transcription initiation factor IIB, which produces MTQSIIGRARNDPQETNAELCPDCETDTIVHDPDRGERVCEECGLVLTEDPIDYGPEWRAFNAQEHDELSRVGAPLTQSMHDRGLTTTIDWRNKDANGHSMSAEKQGQIHRLRVWQERIRTKNAGERNLKYALSEIDRMVSALGVPNPVKETASVIYRRALEQDLIRGRSIEGVATSALYTACRKEDIPRSLEEVTSVSRVDQREIGRTYRYIADELDINLEPTNPRQFVPRFCSELDVGKDVETKAVEIIDETTEQGLHSGKSPTGFAAAAIYAAGLLCDETIPQRAVAETAQTTVVTVRNRYREQLEAIDQQPTAT; this is translated from the coding sequence ATGACACAGTCTATTATCGGTCGCGCCAGAAACGACCCCCAGGAGACGAACGCCGAACTGTGTCCCGACTGCGAAACCGATACGATCGTCCACGATCCGGATCGCGGCGAGCGCGTCTGCGAGGAGTGCGGCCTCGTCCTGACCGAGGACCCGATCGATTACGGCCCCGAGTGGCGTGCGTTCAACGCCCAGGAACACGACGAACTTTCGCGCGTGGGGGCCCCGTTGACCCAGTCGATGCACGACCGGGGGCTGACGACGACCATCGACTGGCGCAACAAGGACGCTAACGGCCACTCGATGTCGGCCGAGAAGCAGGGCCAGATCCACCGACTGCGGGTCTGGCAGGAACGGATTCGGACGAAAAACGCCGGCGAACGCAACCTCAAGTACGCCCTGTCGGAGATCGACCGCATGGTCAGCGCGCTCGGCGTCCCCAACCCCGTCAAGGAAACCGCGAGCGTCATCTACCGACGCGCCCTCGAGCAGGACCTCATCCGCGGGCGCTCGATCGAGGGCGTCGCGACCAGCGCGCTCTACACCGCCTGCCGCAAGGAGGACATCCCGCGCAGCCTCGAGGAAGTCACCTCGGTTTCCCGGGTCGACCAGCGCGAGATCGGTCGCACGTATCGGTACATCGCGGACGAACTCGACATCAACCTAGAGCCCACGAATCCGCGCCAGTTCGTCCCCCGGTTCTGCTCGGAACTGGACGTCGGGAAGGACGTGGAAACGAAAGCCGTCGAGATCATCGACGAGACGACCGAGCAGGGCCTACACTCGGGCAAGTCGCCGACGGGCTTCGCCGCTGCGGCCATCTACGCCGCCGGACTGCTCTGCGACGAGACGATCCCGCAGCGCGCCGTCGCCGAAACCGCGCAGACGACCGTCGTGACGGTCAGAAACAGGTACCGCGAGCAACTCGAGGCGATCGACCAGCAGCCGACCGCTACATGA
- a CDS encoding DUF7344 domain-containing protein, whose protein sequence is MSSIDTSLPDEIASSVGDDDDESLSKDVIFELLKNRRRREVLTYLLEADDTVTLGELAEQIAAWENDTDVNALSSDQRKRVYVALYQTHLPKMDDAGIVEYDQDRGLISLSDNADLLMMYLDTDTHQQDRWDRWYAGTSVVVAAFLCLSVAHAVTNRQRERNVNGKLSRIE, encoded by the coding sequence ATGTCCTCGATCGATACCTCGCTCCCCGATGAAATCGCATCGTCGGTCGGCGACGATGATGACGAATCCCTCTCGAAGGACGTCATTTTCGAACTCCTGAAGAACCGTCGCCGCCGCGAAGTCCTTACCTATCTCCTCGAGGCCGACGATACGGTCACGTTAGGCGAACTGGCGGAGCAGATCGCCGCCTGGGAGAACGATACGGACGTCAACGCGCTCAGCTCCGACCAGCGAAAGCGCGTCTACGTCGCCCTCTATCAGACCCATCTCCCGAAGATGGACGACGCCGGGATCGTCGAGTACGATCAGGATCGCGGGCTGATCTCGCTGTCGGATAACGCCGACCTGCTGATGATGTACCTGGACACGGACACCCACCAGCAGGATCGGTGGGACCGATGGTACGCCGGAACGAGCGTCGTCGTCGCTGCGTTCCTGTGTCTCTCGGTCGCCCACGCCGTGACGAATCGGCAGCGCGAACGCAACGTCAACGGGAAACTGTCCCGGATCGAGTGA